A stretch of the Arachis stenosperma cultivar V10309 chromosome 6, arast.V10309.gnm1.PFL2, whole genome shotgun sequence genome encodes the following:
- the LOC130936150 gene encoding WD repeat-containing protein LWD1 produces the protein MGASSDPTQDGSDEQQKRSEIYTYEAPWHIYAMNWSVRRDKKYRLAIASLLEQYPNKVEIVQLDDSTGEIRSDPALSFEHPYPPTKAIFIPDKDCSRPDLLATSSDFLRVWRLPDSTNSDDAATTTANNNGNGSRGVGGGVELKSLLNGNKNSEFCGPLTSFDWNEAEPRRIGTSSIDTTCTIWDIEKEAVDTQLIAHDKEVYDIAWGGVGVFASVSADGSVRVFDLRDKEHSTIIYESSEPDTPLVRLGWNKQDPRYMATIIMDSAKVVVLDIRFPTLPVVELQRHQASVNAIAWAPHSSCHICTAGDDSQALIWDLSSMGQPVEGGLDPILAYTAGAEIEQLQWSSSQPDWVAIAFSTKLQILRV, from the exons ATGGGCGCGAGCAGTGACCCGACCCAAGACGGTTCCGACGAGCAGCAAAAGCGTTCGGAGATCTACACCTACGAAGCTCCATGGCACATCTACGCCATGAACTGGAGCGTCCGCCGCGACAAGAAGTACCGCCTCGCCATCGCTTCTTTACTGGAACAGTACCCTAACAAGGTCGAGATCGTCCAGCTCGACGACTCCACCGGCGAGATCCGTTCCGATCCCGCCCTCTCCTTCGAGCACCCCTACCCTCCCACCAAAGCCATCTTCATCCCCGACAAGGACTGCTCCCGCCCCGACCTCCTCGCCACCTCCTCCGACTTCCTCCGCGTCTGGCGCCTCCCTGACTCCACCAACTCCGACGACGCCGCCACCACCACCGCCAACAACAACGGCAATGGCTCCCGCGGCGTTGGCGGCGGGGTTGAGCTTAAGAGTCTCCTGAACGGGAACAAGAACAGCGAGTTCTGCGGGCCGCTGACGTCATTCGATTGGAACGAGGCGGAGCCACGGCGGATCGGGACGTCGAGCATTGACACGACGTGCACGATTTGGGATATTGAGAAGGAGGCTGTGGATACGCAGCTTATTGCGCATGATAAGGAGGTTTATGATATTGCCTGGGGTGGTGTTGGGGTTTTCGCTTCCGTTTCTGCTGATGGTTCTGTTAGGGTTTTTGATCTTCGCGATAAGGAGCATTCCACCATTATTTACGAGAGCTCTGAACCTGATACTCCCTTGGTTCGCCTCGGCTGGAACAAGCAGGATCCTAG GTACATGGCTACCATCATAATGGATAGTGCCAAGGTTGTGGTGCTTGATATTCGTTTTCCGACACTTCCAGTTGTCGAGTTGCAGAGGCACCAGGCAAGTGTGAATGCCATTGCTTGGGCGCCACATAGTTCTTGCCATATCTGTACAGCTGGGGATGATTCACAGGCTTTGATTTGGGACCTTTCTTCGATGGGTCAGCCTGTGGAGGGTGGTTTGGACCCGATTCTTGCGTACACGGCTGGTGCAGAGATTGAGCAGCTTCAGTGGTCATCTTCTCAGCCAGATTGGGTTGCCATTGCTTTCTCCACAAAGCTTCAGATTCTGAGGGTCTGA